DNA sequence from the Leishmania panamensis strain MHOM/PA/94/PSC-1 chromosome 17 sequence genome:
ACCTCACCCGCCGTGGCGTCTGTTGCGGCTGCTCTCTGGATATTGCCAAACAAGGCGTCGAACTGAGTCTTAAGCAGAACTAATGCCGCTCTGTGCTGAGCACGCCATCTTGAGGAGCCCGAGCTCACAGCCAAGCGTGTGGTTGGGAGACGTGAGCATCAGCCGTAGGCGCAGTTGTGTGCGATACGCGCCTCCcttctttctgtttctccctccccccttatTCTCGGCTTCGCCCACTGTTGCagtctcttctctctctgtctctggTAAGTTATGCGCTGGGGAGGATGGAGGAAAACGACGAGCGAGTgatggggtggtggtggtgaaggaaaAGTACGTCAGACCGTCATCTCTACAttgcatgtgtgtctctgctcCCGCTGTGGTGTCGTTGTGGCTGTTGTCACTTGTACAGCAGGTAGCAGGACCGTTGACCAGGTTCCTGCactcgcctcttctcttctcctccgtACACGAAggataaagagagaggtgcgttGTCAGGACGATGAATCAGCAGAGTTTCTGCAGATTCACGAAAGACTGAAGCGGTGCGTTCACTACGGGTCAGCCTTTGCTTCTTTTCTCATCTCACGCTGCCCTCAAGCGGCTTTGCGTGGCGTCGTTGACCCAAGCCACACTAACCCCACACGTACTCTCTGGCGCAGGACGAGCCTTGGCGTCGCGTTGGTGTTGTCAGCTCTCAATGACAACAGGAGGTGGGGTTTGCGGTGCCAAAGGGCCTGTGTAACCACTGTCGAGCTCCATGGATGGGGGCCTGGCATGGGGTAGCGAGGATGGTGGGTGCCGATTCTCATCTTGGCCATGCTCATTTCCTATGAGAGCTGCTAGCTTCCTCCTTCCTGGCTTTCAGCTCGCGTTAATCTCTTCCATCCGTCCATCTCCTCTTGCACACTTTGGGCACTCACGTGTCACCCGCGTAGAGCAACCGATCTCCTTCTCGTGATCGTGACCTTTGCTGCCATGCTAttgcacgcgcacagagatAGGAAGCAGGACGAGAGTAACGGCTGACACCAAAGGGCCCATAGGCTGACCAGCTGCACCCTCGATTTGTTCCACCCAACTTCTGTCCTCCTTCCCCAGTGTACTTTGCCTTGTAGcaccccttttccctctccacccagTCTTCTGCTTTCGAGTCGCAAGTGGCCCCGCTGCGCACCTGAGGGTAAGATGGTGCGGTCAACGCAGTACAGGGTGAGTAGGGAGGGAGTCATGTGCACACAATAAGAGCGGAGGCCAGAAACTCTGGCGTGCTAGGTACGCGTACTTGTTTGCCTGCCTCactggcaccgctgctggcatTATAGACGCGCATCGTCTTGCTCTCTGTTCCTCCCCAGTATGGGATCTGTCAAAGGCTTCTCTCCGCTCATACTACATGGCAAAGATTGCAGTAAAGCTGCTCTGTTGTGCCCCCGCGTGGTGGGACGGTGCTTGGAAAACGTGTAAGAGGGCCCCCTTGAGCACTTTCACGTCAAGGCAGCTGCAGTTATTCTGGGTATCGCAATATGTCAGGCAAAAAAAGACCCGCTCGAAGAGGTCGATCTCCTGCTCCTCGACGCTagagtgctgctgcgtcacatCTACCTGTGCCTCGTTGCACCTACGCGAGGAGGCCAACTTGCGCTTTCGTTGCCGGTGGTGTACACACCAGATGGCAGTGTCGTGCCAACGCTTTGGCTGCTCTCATGCGGACATCGATCCCTTCAGAGCACTGCAAGTGCACCCTTCCCTCATGCGCAGCGGTCGCGTGCACCTCAACGTGTCACGCTCTAGCAGGCTTCGGGAGGACTCCCCAGTAGAAGCCCAGCAAGCGGCAGACATGCAACGCCTCTACCGTTTTGCAAAGTTCCCTTACCCTCTGTGGACAGGCCGTGCGACACGGACAAACATAAAGTcaggagcagccgcaggaggCTGTGGACCCCCTTTGCTTGCAGCTATCGTGCTGGGTGTGAAGCAATGGATCTGGGGCTGGAGCTACTGCAAAGACAACTCCATCAGCTGAGGCACAGAAAAAAACACGCGCGACTGTCACTCTCGacttgctctccctccccatgGCGCTCGACACGGGCCCTGTCAGAGTGAAAGGTGGCATGTGACGACGTATTCAGGCATGCATCCTGGCACTACTGGACTGTTGCGTGCACTTCTCATTTCTGCTTCGTCGTGGGCACTGTAAGTCAGAGCACGACAACGAAGCCGGGCATCGTTGTAAAATGGGCAGTGTCAAAGGTGCCAGCGCTAGCTGCATGGCTTACAGACTTGGTGATCCCTCTCAGACCACAGCGCGACATCCCTTATTGCCTACACGACAGACGCCATCGCCACTGCCCTCGAGCAGAGCCCTGGGCCGCCGCGCGCTTGGATCAAGGCACACAGCCCACCCAGACCTCTCTGGCCCTGATCGTGCCGTACGCCCCCGAGAAAGGGACGGGGAGGACAGGAGGAGCCCGTGCGGCGCGTGGCCTGATTGGACGGTACACGCTGGACGACCAGGACAAAACTGTGGTGCAGCAAAGCCATGCGGGTGCGCTGTGGCTGTATGCCTACCCGCGTTGACGCGGTTGTTCTGTGGGTGAGACACGTGAGAAGTTTCTCCAGTTCCTCTTGAAGCGCTTTATGCGTTTTCATGGCCGCTTCAGGtatgcttctctctctctctctgctgtccCACTTCGTTGACGagccggaggaggacgatgtGTGCCAAGTGAATGGAGTCCTTCGCTGCTTTTACCACCCCCTTTCGCTTTGTGGTGTACTTCTCGTCCCcggagagggtggtggtgcgcggAGCGGAGTGCGCCCGGGCGGTGGGCTTTGGATCATGAAGGCAAGTCTGCGGTGCTGGTTGCGACGATAGCGTTGCTGCTTCAGTTTTCTCTCCCGCGTTTTCTTTATGGGTTTCCGCCCTGCGCTCTCTGTCGTTATGTGTCATGCAGTGCACTGGTGTAGCCTCGCCTCCTTTCCTGTTGGTCATGCTGTATGACTGTCTTTGGTGAGTAGGAGATAGATGTGACAGTTGAGCTTCCCGAAGCTCCCAGGAGACtgggcagcgacagcagccaTTGGAGGACAAGTGAAGTACTGCCAACGTCGAAGGAACACAACATATGCTTCTCTCTCGAGCCTTCATCACcctcactcttctctcccctcttcggCACATCCACAGTGTTCGCTTCATTGTTCTCATgatgcctctctttccttggTGTGGTGCAATCACGCCGCCATGGATGGGGAgacccctttcctccccacTTCATGATTGAAGACTCCATCTTGTGtgcgtaggtgtgtgtgtgtgtgtgtgcatctgtgtTTTGCTTGTAATTCCTCCGTCTTACCGACAGTAGGATTTCCCACtgaagggtgggggagggaacgGTGTACTCCAGCACCGGCTGGCACGCTAGTGGCTTCTCGTTGTTTTGTGTACTTTGTGTGGCGTCAACAACTGGAGGGACAACTGTGACAGCGGGCTGGCAGACATCTTGGTGAGCGCTTGGCCGACGGTCAAACAACACACGAACGCTTGCAGATGTTTATGCGGCAGCAAAAGTCCAGCGAATGACTGCTGTTTTCAATAtatctcctctctcctggCGCTCAtgtcgctggtgctgcgtggTTGCTTCCTATGGTGTGATGGTGCCCATGGCAGTTCGCACACATCACGTCTACTCCTCCAACGTGGGAATCATGGAGCGGAAGTGATTTGAGTACTTCAGTGAGGGAGCATGCAcactgggggggggggtgaggtggCGAGCTGAGCTGCACTGCATCTCTTCGGTGTGCCCGTACCATCTGTGTCCCCACCTGCGGCCTGTGCACGTGGTGCCTGTCTCTTTGCCACTTTTccgttcttctctcccaaCTCTCCTCACATTGTTTGATAGAAGTGCACCACCGACTGTTTCACCGCCCCGCAGGGACGCTACTCGGTTACACGCCAGATAAGTTTGCTGTAAACACCTTTGCTCGCAATTTCCCTCCTCAtcccacccccgccacctTACGCGCGCTCTTCTGGTCACTGCAGTAtcgctgcacagctgcccTTCTAACCCTTGTTTTTTGCTCCAGTTCGTTAATAATGAGTGAGACAGTGATGATTAGCGCGAGCGAAGCACAGCTCGAGGCGATCcggaaggaggtggcgcagtccCCGTTGCTGTCGCTCTCATTGCCGCTCGACAAAGGGTCGAAGATTGTGAAGGAAATGGAGCACGATGAGGCCTATCTCGCCCAAACACTGTCGCTCTTTGGGGCCTCAGCGGTCTCTACGAAGCAGTACGACTTCAATAGCATACGCTACTCACGCCGCGATGGCAACTGCTTCTACCGCTGCGCCGGCTTCCGCCTGTGCGAGCTGATCGTCGAGCGCCCAGAAAGGGCAGCCGAATATGTGTCGCTGCTGAAATCTCGAGGGAAGAGCCTCTCCAGGTTGTTCGGTTCCTTTGTGTTCGATTTCACCGATGCTTTGGCGGAGATCTTCAACGGCGTGGCGGACAAGACGATCAAAGATGTTGCGCAAATCTATGAGCTCTTTACCTCCAGCGATGGCGCGTACGTTGTGGCGGCGCTACGCTACTTGAGCTCCGCTTATCTGCAGGAGCACGAGGCGGAGTACGAGCCGTTTGTCGAGGGGTTGGGCTACGGCACGGTGCGCGACTACTGCAAcgccgaggtggagctggtggaTCACGAGAGCGACAATGTTCAGCTGGCTGTGTTTGCAAAGGCATTCAACGTTTGCATCAAGGTCTACGCACTGGACCGAAATGCAGGCAACAACGTCACCGAGCACACCTTCAACGACGAGGCGAAGAGCGATGGAGACCAACttgtggtggagctgctttATATGCCCGGCCACTACAACCTTCTCAGGCGGTGATGCAGATGACAAGCAGACGAAGCAGGTATGTACGGATGCAGGTAGTcagtggggaagagggtgagggcCGTTCACACGCTTTCTTTTCGTGCCAGCATGCATCAAGGCGGACCCGCACTGCGCCACGTGCATTGTGTTCACTGTGCAGCTCGTAGTTATTAAGCACGAATAAGTTTTTCGGTGTATATGCGTGTGAGCACTGGGTGCTGAGTGCACAACTATTCTGCGTTATGCGTTCTTGTTGCCGTATTGACTCTGTGGTTGGCGCCCGTCTCGATGTGTGCAAGTGATGCGAGCAACTCACTGGACGGTGCTCCAAGCACAGGACTCTCTTTCTGTCTGTGCATGGCCTGAGAGGACAGAGAAGTGGCATAAAACACGAAGGGGGAGACCAGGAGATAAGCCCCAATCAAGTCAAGCGTATCGGTGCCTCTGATCGCGACTGACCGATTGCACCTGCTGATGCTCTGCgctgtcttcctctttccacaCATACCTCACATTTATGTGTGCTTGAAGGCCAACGTACATCACTGTGTGAGAGAGTGGTGAAAAGTATAGCACTTTCAGCTGTAACGTCTCCGTCATCATGTCAccccccgcctccctccctcagcGAGCATatgtgcaccaccacctcttcccctcccccctctctctttccctttctcttgcaGACACGGACGTCATCACGAGATTGCGCCGAGGCGCCTCCCTGCGCGTATGGGCACATGCATGGAggtaccccccccccccccacacacacactgaggGGAGTTCGGTGTGCTTGTTCTACTTTCCCATGTGTCACTGAGCGCATTACCGTCCGCCActgtggcaccgccgcgacggcAGCCAGCGTCGACGAGAGAGGACCCCACTCGGTCCCGCTCTTCGAGGGAATGGATGTTGACAAACCTCAGGCGCCGCACTCACCAACTCACCGAGCCTTCATGTTCGCCTGCAACCGAAAGCACTAGGGCCGGCGATGCTTTTGCCCCGCATCAAGGCAGCGCCACATCGCGATCTCCGCCGTGACTGCATGTTGCTGTAGCCACGAGGGACGACGCAGCGTCGCGCCAGCGACTCGAGCGCTTTTACTGACACGGCAACCCGATGAGGCCAACACGCGTCGACGCCTTCGTAGACGTCTACGGCGGTAGCGAAGCGATGCTGTTTGGGGAGCTCATGCACCACTACGGGTCCGAACGGGTGATTCTCTCCGTTAGTCAGGCGGGCGAAAGGGCAGCCGTCTCGTTGGTTGAAGGCGGCTGCCGTTCAGCGGGGCCACCAAGCGAGTCGGAAACTTTTATGTTTTGCTGCAGTGtcgcaggagagagggaataCAACAAAGCGTCTTCATCCCTTCTAATGCTGGTCGAAAGTGCGAGGTGACGCCCAGTATGGAAGTGCCAATCGCCTCCCAACTCGTCATGGAGGATGTCGGTATTTCTGCAGCCCATTCGTTAGGGAATGGCGAGGACGAGCTCGTGGGACGACACCGACGTGAACTGTGGGAAAGTCAGGGTACTCTGCTGAGGGTTCTTACAGTCATGGTGGCACTTGTGCGGAAACTTCCAACGCTCTGGCACATCGCAAGAAGCACGTGAAGTGCTTCCATCCACACAACGGGCCATTCATGCCCACGCACAGGACGAGAACTaagcagcggcgcatgtCCTCTTTGGTGACGCAGAGCTGGTCGCTGTGCACGGCGTGGTGGGCGCACTGCAAAGCGAGTTGTACCGCACTTATGGGCCGAATGATGTCGTGCCCGCCACAGAGAAGTATCGCAGAAGCGCACTGGCATCCTCGACTAGCGGCATGGCCCTTGAaagtgcgccgctgccgcccgaTCACTTGGCCGCTTCGTTGCCCCCAGTGCATCCAGAGGAAGTCATGGCAtcagaggtgaaggagcaCCTGAAGGGCCTCCGGGATTCGCTCGAAGACGCTATCGCCAAGGAGGCGTATGCAAAGTGTGGCTTTATCCAGAACGAGATCAACGCAGTTGAGTTTCAGTGGACCCGCTCGACGTGAGTCTGACACGTCgaggctgcggtggtggtggagcgaaaggcggcagcggcctcgTTGGGTCGCAGCTGGACTGGAGGGCAAAGATGATGGAGGCTAGCCAGAAAAagcgtctcctgcagcgtaGTTGGCACTGTTTGTGCGTTTTGGCTTCGTCTTGTTGGCttgcgtctgcgtgtgctgtgctggGATGCGCCGAGCCGCTCCCTTGCTCGTTTGTACTCACAAAAGATGCCTGCAGTGCAGATGCACTGAAAAAAGAGGTGATGTGCTACACGAACAGGCCGCACAAGGACACAACGCGCACATCCCCGTTTCCCAGACTACAAGTTGGAAAATAACCCAGGGAGGTGAGCAAGGGAGCATGTGAGGCCCTTCAGCATAGGCGCGTGATGAGCGCGCCGTGGTGCGAAAATGCTCGCGGagcttttttttcgctttgaGGGGACTTCTTTCGCTGTCTTtacttctcctccttgtgGCTACGCCATGCCACATCGCGGTATGCGGAGCAGCACTCTGTTCGGttgaaaggaagaggggtggtggctgtgttggtggtggaggcatTCGCGTGGTACCACTCAAGtattcttctcccttcttcctgTTTATCGTAGTCACCACGTTACATGAGCTACACATCTTGATCTTTTGCTTTACGCGCTCTTTCTGTGTATCGTGGGTGATGGTTGGGCTATCACGACTGCGTGCcaccctgtctctctctctctctctctctttatctCTGGCTCTGCCTATTGCATGttcgtcccctccccctctctctctcgcggcacaccgcagcagtacgcgaggaaggaggggatcACGCAAAGCGTCACAAAGGTGCGTATATCCCCGCATCACTCCTTCGCAAGAAAGTTGCGTACGCATATTGCATACCGGAGTCCCACTTTGATGGGTGCTGGACAAGTCCACCCACGAACACTCACGAGCTCAGCACTGTTGGGTTAACCCAACGGTGTGTTGACCCGCGCCTCTCCCTGTTGTTCTCCCAGTGCCTTTTCTGTGAACGAGGACTTCAGCAGTACAGCAACGATCCCTTCGCATATCGGTGCTCGATCGCgttcacttctctcttctgtctctGCCGCTTCTTTGCTTGATGCGGGGAGAGGGACTTGTGCGGCATACCCGCACTCTCACAGCAAACCCACTGTGCTTCATCCACCAAGCCAGCTCACACGCGCCTTCCGCCCTATACCAACTCACCAATACGCACACCCAGTTGCCACCTGCGTACCATGTCAGAGAGGGATCACGATGAAAAATCTGTGACTGCTGAGGGgccggctgcagcgcaggaggGCAGCGATAATGACTccaatggggagggggagcacGCGAACTACATCAAGACAGACCTAGGCGAGATGAACGTTATCGAGTCCATGTGCCCCAAGTGTCAGGAGACTGGCACGACGCGCCTCATGATCACGAAGATTCCCCACTTTAAGGAGATCATTGTCAGCAGCTTCAACTGCCCGCACTGCGACGAGAGCAATAACGAGGTCACGTTTGGGGGCACCTTTGGCCCGAGGAAGGTTCGCTACGAACTGCAGGTGAAGAGCAAGAAGGACCTCGACCGGCAGGTGGTCAAGTCGGAATTCGCCACTGTTACGGTCCCGGAGTTAGAGCTGGAGATCCCACCTGAGTCGCAGAAAGGCAGCTTGACGACTGTCGAGGGCATCTTGGAGCAGACATACTACGGCCTTCAGcttcagcagccgctgcgcaaGATTCAGCACCCGGAGGTGTGCGAGAAGATCGAGGCGTTTTGCGTGAAGTTGGAGTCCTTTCGTAGCGGTGATGTGCCTTTCACCCTCACTCTCGACGACCCGGCAGGCAATAGCTACATTGAACCGCTCCACGACTACTACCACCCAACTCTCGACCAGCAGCTTACCAAGTACGAAACTGAGCGTACCGACATTGACCGCCAGCTGCTCGGCATCCCCATCGACTACAATACGGAGCgcacgcaggaggaggagagggatgtGGCGGAGGGCCAGTTCAGCGATGTGACGCAGATTCCGTGCGACTGCCCCGCCTGCCGCAAGGCGGGCTATCTCATGATGCACGAGTGCGACATTCCGTACTTCAAGCAAACGATTATTATGGCGTTCAAGTGTGACTACTGCGGTTACAAGAGCAACGAGATCAAGACGGGCGGCGAAATCAACGCAAAGGGGCTTCGGCTTACCCTGCACGTCAAGTCGGAGGATGATCTCAAGCGTGACGTGCTCAAGTCCGAGACGGCCACGCTGATAATCCCTGAGGTGCACCTCGAGCTGTCGCCTGGTACCTTGGGCggctttttttcctctgtcGAGGGTACCATCTCTCAGGTGCGCGACCAGCTCAACAGCctgccgcaggccgcctTCGCCGTTGGGGACTCGGCTGACGACAACTCGAAGACACTGCTTCAGTTTGTGAAGGAGCTAGACGAGCTACTGGCGCTCAAGATGGAGTTCACCTTCATCCTCGATGACCCCCTTGGAAATGTGTACATTCAGAACCCCCGCGCCCACCTGCCTCCACCGGATGACGCGGACCCCAAGCTGGAGAGCGAGGAGTACATCCGTACCGAGGAGCAAGACGAGGAGCTGGGTATTTCGGCTATGTGCCGTAACGAGTAGCATGCTGACGttgcggaggtggaggatCCGGAGCGGGAGAACAGGGAATGAGAGCCCGAATGCCATACCGGCATCAGTGAGGCTATGACAGTGCGTGCTCAGCGGAGGCTTCTTaacgggaggggggagttgTATGGACGCCGGTGCGTAGGGGGTAGTTGCGTAAACGCCACGACATGGCGAAAAATGCGTCGTGAATGGTAGTTGCTGTgactgctgttgctctctctccttttgaTTTTGCGTTTCCCTCACCTTAGCTCTTATAGTTTAATCTAGTTAAGACATGCGAGTACCAGCGTTCCTCTTGAGACGTGCGCTTTCTCCTCTCACACACATATGCGGACGGACATGGACTTGCCTTCTAAGACGCCGATTAAGCGCCGCTGAGCTTCACCAGCAGCGATAACcagcgaagagaagagatggTGTTACGCGGAGCGCATGAGTGATGCAGCACTGCGATGTTGCGTATGTGCTTATTCTCCGATGGAGAGGCACTAAAGGTgccgccaacgccgctgAGTGCTCGTCGCCCATTCGCTGCCAGCCTCTCCCGCCTTCCCCTCGCTCTTCACGAGAGAAGGCGACGCAGGCACAGAAGTAGGGAACTCACTCACCCTATGAGTCCTACCATGTAGGAGGACTACCCTCTGGTATCCTCCGCTCCCCACCATGCTGCATGTGTGCAGTTTTAAGTGacgtctcctcttctctcgtgtCTTCTCAGTGACTCTCAAAACGTCGCTTCCTCTGCATGAGCGACACCACGATGAGGAATTACTCACTATCTTCTGACACCTTTACTCGCTGGCGGTCGTAACGAGCACCCACAGTGGtctctcccgctcctccATTCCAGCTGCTTTTCACGGCCAACTCACTGCGTTGAGGCCGCAgtgctccttttttctctgctcttgtCTCACGCGAACACATGAGCGAAAGCGGTGAGTTCCCCCGGTGTAGAAATGCCGTGATGgccgaggcagcagcggacggCGCCAGCGCGACTGCTGTTTTGAACAGGCGCTCTGATGGGCTGATGCTGGAAGGCCAGTCGTGCATGGGCCTCTCATGTATGACAGAGCCTCGCGTTCGCTGAGCCCAACAGCCATCGCACCGGCTACCGATCGTGTCTCCGAGGCTCTGAAGACTGAGGAACAGGCGGGCGTCCCACGCATGTGTCGATTTTGACTGCGGGCGACGCAGTCATCGCATTgcgaagggagagggtgCAGGCGTCCGAGGTGTATATCTATCGCCTCGGGGACCCGGTCCACAGCATCTGCTGAGAGACCGTTCTCAGCAGATTCATGGAGGCGGATCACGCCCACTGCcaggcgaagaagcggaTGCTGGCTTGGGACAAGTTGCGGCATGCCTGGAAGCATATGAATTATGCTGCCTTTTGGAAGCCCCATCGCGAAAtgaccccccctccacacacacacagagagaatgAATGATAGGTGCTCTTCCGAAAGGCGTCTTCCGCGTTCAACCTGCTGAATCCAAGCAAGCTGTCGCAGCACGACGGACACAACCTGTGCCAGTTCATTCTCCAGCTGGCATCGAAGGTCGAGCGGATAGGCGCACAGCAGACTGCGGTGCAAGCAACCGCGGCGTCTTTGGCGGCGAACGGCTCCTAGCTTCAATCCTTCGATGCCGTACGCACCGAGGCCActggaagagggaaaagcggGACAAGAAGCTGTTTCCATGCCCAACCCCTCAGAATGAGAGAGTGTCTAGCACGGCGCACGTACTCAGTGCAGGGTGTGCGGAGAGGAGTGGCCCTCCACCCCCCGGAGGTTCTGCCAGGGGCAagtccgctgctgcacgcggtACCGCTGCTCGGCATGCACTCCCCGCAGTTTGTGCCACTCGGCGACCCAGCGGTCCGCCATGTccgaggtgcagctgcgggtgGCACGTCGTCTGGGGACCGGCTCGTTGGCGTACCGCTTCTGTAAGAGACGAGGAGTGGACTGCGGCCTCAGAAGACGAGCCCCTACCAGCACGGCTCCATGCCCGCTGTACAGCGACCCCTGGGTGTTGCGgctgtgcgtgcggcgctgcggttgGAGCGAGGCCGCAGGATAAGGAGGGGGACTGTGGGAGTTGCTCTGTACCTGCCTGCGCGGCCCGCCCGCCTCACAGAGCCCCGCTGCCATGCCAGAGGAAGACGCCGCAGCCCTCGAGAGGGCGGGCATCACAGGATGCTGCTATTCACACAGTTGCGTGGTCGGCTCCGCCATCTCCGTGGTGAGGAAGACAGGTGGACAGATCAGGAGGACGATTCATCTTGTGTTCACGAGCGACGAACACGTAGGTCGCCGCTGAGGATACAAGACGGGCGCCTTACTGGGCTGTTCGCCGTGGCAGAACGCGCTGTGCGACGCCGGTGGGGTGGCGAGCCTAAAAACGTCCGTTTTCCAGGTGCCCACGGCTCTCGAGCTGTGGCCCCTCTCCGTGTCCTGCCTCGCTGGCCGGATGGCTGATCAGCTGAGAGTTATGCCAATGGGATGACGAGCCGGCCCTGAAGTGGTGCGAGCGGTGAGAGCAGCATTggctgcctccctctccctccctcctacGCCGCGCGACCTGCCACGAGCGTGCAAGTTAATGTGCAGATGAATGGCGTGCAGTCTGCAGGCCTATGCCGAGCGGTGAGACAGTCAATCGAGCCGGCGGTTCAGGCGGCGGGCCGACTCAGCGGCACTCTCAACCAAGACCAAAACCGGCgttgcctccacctcccccaaGTACACGCTTGCAGGGGTCGCTTACGACCGTAAGGCAGACGCTCTCTGTCTTGGAGAAAATGCGATGAGGAAGCTGTGCGCGGAATGGGCTCGAAGCCCGACACAGTGGGCCAGCTCGCGGGTGTCTTGCGGCGACTGTGGTTCACGGCCCGAGTCGTGATGATTCCGGTTTATCGATTTAAGAGGCCTCTcatgggggtggggagggcggcTACTCTCCAGTGAGTCGCAGCTGTTTGCTGCATGGTGCATCGCTGGCCGCGCTCTCCGCGCGTACACCGGCATGAGCTGGGCGAGCGGTCTTAGTGTGGCCACAGTGAATACACCGCGGGGCGTATCACGCCGATGGCGACGGCCAGCACAGTGTACAGCCTCTGCACTGACGCGACGTTGGACGGGTGGGGTGTCGCGTGCGTGAGCTGGGCGACAAagcgcgccaccgctacAGGCACGCGTCGGGACCACGACCCCACCGACTGTACGaatgcagcgcagcgccgatcggtgcgctgcgcagctgagACCCTTTCatcctctttctttgctgGCGTTCCGGCTCACCTTCATGTGTATACGACTTCTGTCCTCGCTGCTTTTCGAGTGGGCTACTCACACAGACATGTAGTCAACATGTAGCTGCATGACCCACCTGCCATGCGTTACCCACGAGCCTGTCACATGAAATCCAGCGAAAGCGTCGCAGACGGGT
Encoded proteins:
- a CDS encoding otubain cysteine peptidase, putative (TriTrypDB/GeneDB-style sysID: LpmP.17.1370); the protein is MSETVMISASEAQLEAIRKEVAQSPLLSLSLPLDKGSKIVKEMEHDEAYLAQTLSLFGASAVSTKQYDFNSIRYSRRDGNCFYRCAGFRLCELIVERPERAAEYVSLLKSRGKSLSRLFGSFVFDFTDALAEIFNGVADKTIKDVAQIYELFTSSDGAYVVAALRYLSSAYLQEHEAEYEPFVEGLGYGTVRDYCNAEVELVDHESDNVQLAVFAKAFNVCIKVYALDRNAGNNVTEHTFNDEAKSDGDQLVVELLYMPGHYNLLRR
- a CDS encoding zinc-finger protein ZPR1, putative (TriTrypDB/GeneDB-style sysID: LpmP.17.1380), coding for MSERDHDEKSVTAEGPAAAQEGSDNDSNGEGEHANYIKTDLGEMNVIESMCPKCQETGTTRLMITKIPHFKEIIVSSFNCPHCDESNNEVTFGGTFGPRKVRYELQVKSKKDLDRQVVKSEFATVTVPELELEIPPESQKGSLTTVEGILEQTYYGLQLQQPLRKIQHPEVCEKIEAFCVKLESFRSGDVPFTLTLDDPAGNSYIEPLHDYYHPTLDQQLTKYETERTDIDRQLLGIPIDYNTERTQEEERDVAEGQFSDVTQIPCDCPACRKAGYLMMHECDIPYFKQTIIMAFKCDYCGYKSNEIKTGGEINAKGLRLTLHVKSEDDLKRDVLKSETATLIIPEVHLELSPGTLGGFFSSVEGTISQVRDQLNSLPQAAFAVGDSADDNSKTLLQFVKELDELLALKMEFTFILDDPLGNVYIQNPRAHLPPPDDADPKLESEEYIRTEEQDEELGISAMCRNE